The stretch of DNA CCCCTACCAATCAAATGAACAATTCTTTCACTTccaatgcatacaatctatgcttccaagcatccccagAAAAGCCTCTCGATTCATTGATTGCTAACAATCGGGTTGTATCCGTAGCATTTAGTTCTCTCAAGTATTCGGGCCAAACACTGCAACCACAGATTTGCAGAACTTGTACAATGATGCAAGGCATGTGGACTCACTCATGCGGACATACTCATCCACAATTTTATcgggaattccatatgcaagcataccAACAGACGCAATACATTTCTCATAAGAGGAGAAGCCAACATTTCCAGGGGCATCATACTTGCATTTCAAGCAATCATCATAGCTACCACTCCCTCCATAATACGGTTGAACATATGTCTCGTCATCCGAAAGCGTCACTGGAAAACCTTGGGAGGGAATAATGGGTCGTTGTACTTTAAATAATCATGTAGAGTAGGCATTGGCCGCTCTCTCCGTTATGACTCAAACCCGAAGCATGGTTCGGGATCGATCCCTTAAACCTTGGTCGTTGCCTAGCAATGTGCTCATTGATAACCAAAGCAGGTATCAcaccatcatcatcctcgtcaAAATGATTCTTCGGACGATGATGAACATATGAAGTTGTTATAAAAAATCATCATACCTACCCACCATGATGAAATTGTGCCTCACTTGACGGAGGGATGTGCCTCGATTGAGTCGGACAAATAGCCGAATACCTTACGGGCGGTGGCGAGTCGCAACCGGTGAATGGACGGAGTTGGGTGGTGGCACAGAGGCCAAAAATGGGCGGCAGCGACGGCGAAGAGGGCGTGGTGCTTGTTGGGAGGGAGGATGGTCTGCCACATATGGGCAGGCCAAGGTAGGACGTCACACCGCGTGCCCGCAAGGACGCAAACCAAACCCAAATATGGGCCATAACTGTGGCCAAAAACAGACATCCATCCGTTTGTGTCGGCACGTTGGGCCGTGTTTTTTATCCCCTTACACCCAAACAAAATAGATCGACGCGTTGAAGTTGGCTTTGTGCTTGGAGCCTGTGAAGGCGGGAGATGACGTCACGGATTTGTGAAACCAGGGGGAGGGAGCATTTTTGGGGGTGGGATATGAAAAGAAGCGTGCACGCTTTTGTGTTCCTTGAGACCCGTCCCAAAAGATGAAAAGCGAGAGGAGGCCTTTGGTTTTTCAGGAGGAGGGGAAAAAAGGCTCCTTGGCTTTTGGCTTTTGGTTTAGCAAGCCATTTTACTTGGTTTTCAGGAGTAGCATTATGTTAGTACAAAACACAATTTACTGAGAACCAAAGAGGAGGAAGGTTACTACAGTACAAAACTTTGACTCTCTCCATGCATCCGGAATGTGTTTGGGGGTAAAAAGTTGTCACCGACCACCGGCATCTGTTTGCGTTGCCCAGTTTCGTCATCAATGAATGCTGCTGCACTGGCAAAGCGACGCTGACACACCGGCCGGCCAGCACCACCTCGCGTGCGATGCGTGAATGCCAAAGTCAGGGAATCCGAGTACGCTCCGCCTTTTCTCACTCGGCCCCACACCAGTACGCCTCAGCGTTACATGGGCATCTCACACAACTGGGCCACAAATAGACCTTGTGCATACAAGGCCTGGACTCCAGTGCCAGATTACAACATCAGTGCGCCCAGCACTTTTCTTACTTTCAAAGCCCAGACCATGATGCCAACCTTCCCACTTTTCTGCAATCGTCACCAAACCTCGGCCCAAGATTGAAAGAATCTGGCAAAAAGTCTGAAAATGAGTAAGACCCCTGCCTACCTCGGCAGTATTTTTTTTTCTGAACTACTTTTCTTTAGGTTTTTTTTTTCTGAATTACTCGTACTAAAAAGATTATATAACAAAGAAGTTCTAAGCTACTCCAGAAATAGTACTGTACATCACATTCATGAAAACTTGCTGCTACTACCAAAgacatatttttttttctttttgagaacTTGCTCCAGAagttgatgcacacaaaagatcaaACACATTTCCAACAAGTACTCGAAAATGCAGGTCAATATGTATATATATCTATGAAAAGGAAGCATCCATGGTGTCCGACGGTTTAACTGGCTGCCCATCAAAATCAAAAGCCTGCTAATGCTAATTACACCACCGAAAGCGAAAGGGCAAAAGGGGTAATTCGACTTTGATCTGAGCCAAGCAAGCCACCACATAATATTTCTACCAGCACAGAAGAGACAACAACACTCCATCTATATATGCATTCTAACAGAACCCTTCTTTTCAAGCCCCTACACCGCAGCTCAGCCACACAGATCGGTGCTACTGGCTGACGATCAGTGTGCTGTCTCGCAGTCGAGGCACGCAATACACTGCGCGGGCTCAGCGAGGCCGTAGACGTCCTCGATGCAGCTGCTGTGGAATGTATGGTGGCATCTAAGGACAGCGATGACAGGGGGAGCGGAGGCGTCGTGGGCGGCGCCCCCATGAGCCTCAAACGCAAGGTCGAGCTTGCAGAGCGCGCACCTTGTTCCCAGCGGCTCTGTCTCTGGCGCTTCATCATCCTCAAACAGAGCTGAGATTGCAACAAGGCAAGTACAGTCAGGTCACCAAACTATGGCTGCCTCAAATTGAGAATACAAAGAACAGTTCTAATTTAGGTGTGAATTCACTGAATTATACTGCCTGTAGCTATTTTAGTTCCAAAGTAGTAGAACTTTACCAGGACCCTTGATGTGAAGCTGCGCTTGCGAATTCACCAACTTATATTGCTGCAGAAGCTGCTCTTGCTGCTTGATTAACAGTGCCCTCCTGTAAGCAGCACTCGACATAGCATGGGAAGACTCATTTGCATTCCTGATTTCTAGCTTTGGTACCACCATTGGGCCAGTAGCACCAGCCGGGACGCTGGCCTGGCTTGTGGGCAGAGTTATCTTGCTAAGCTTCTGTTGAATATTGTTTTGTAATTGTTGTCTTGGCAATGTAACGACTGGAGCAACAAACTGATTGACCTGGGTTGCCCTGTTGCCAATAGCTTCTGTAATGACTGGGGCAACCAGCTGACTGGTCTGCCGTGTTCTTCTATTGCCAATAGCTTCTGTAATGACTGGAGTAACCAACTGATTAGCTTGCCTTTTTCCTCTGACAACAGCATCTGTAATGACTGGAGTAACCAACTGATCAGCCTGCCTTTTTCCTCTGACAACAGCATCTGTAACTGCTGGAGCAACCAACTGATTGACTTGACTTGTTCCACTGGAAATAGCTTCTGTGTTGGCTGCAGCAACTGACTGTTTGACTTGGCTAGTTCCACTGGCAATAGCTTCTGTAATGGCATCCGACTTCTTTGCAATCTCAAGTTGCAGCTGCTGTGCAGGCAAGGAATCAACACTGGCAGGATCCTTTCCAAGTTCAGTTCCTGGATTCCCCATAAGCAGCGGAGCAGCTAATTTAGCACCCTTGCTTCTGATAGTGCTTTTCCTTTTTGAAACTAGATTAGAAGAGCCCTTGCCACTCTGCAGCTTCTTTGGTGGAGATGGGATGACAGCACCATCTGATTGATCACCCTGACTAGCGCATTCTTCGTTTCTGTTCTTTTTACCTGGATAACAATAAAACTAATCAAAACTAGGAATGTAATATGAATGTCCTCAAAAAAAAATTGAATCATTAAAACGTGTACACAAAGCCTCTAGTACATACCACTGCGAACATTTTGATTAACTTTAGAAGCTGAATCTTTAGCAGCCTGTGAGTTAGTAACTCTGGACCGCTTGGCAGTAGGGTTGGTTGCAGGAGTACTTGCTCGCTTCAGGTCTTCACTCAGAACAGCAGGCTGAGTAAGAGGTCTCCAAGCAGATTTAGTCACTTCCTGAGGGGTTCGAGCACGGGTTGCAGTGGGCCGTGCTGCAGCTAACTGAATACTAAAGCGAGCATCTGGAGTACTTCTATTGCTGCTTGTGCTATCGACTCTTTTCTTCGCATCAGGTGTAGCAGCAACCGCAGGAGGTATACGGGTCATAGACCGAGTAACAGGGCGAAACACCTTCTGATAGGCAGGTGTGCTGCATGATGGCTCAGAGTGGCCGGCATCGCTGCTCGCTGGAATGGAAACCAAAGCAAGAGGTTACAAATATTACCATTGAGGAGCATGTCCTGGGGAGGTGTACTCATAGGTGAGTACTAACTTGATGAAGTGAAAAGGCAACGGTTTGATAAAAACTATGGAAGCCTTCCATGGAAACAAAACCACACAAATTTTATGCCACTTCCAACTTAGTAAAATGGAAAACAGCTTTTAACAATACATTGGTTTTCCGGTGACAAAGGCTGGCATTTGTACATATCGATACGGCATCCAATAAAAAATACAGTATGGCGCAAATGGATTATGTAAGATGGGGAAGAATTACACACAGAATAAATGGATTAATTCATAATCTGTTAAGGCAAATTGATGGGTAAGGTAAATTGACAAAATGAATTGCAGGCCGGTCACAGGCTATGGCAGAGATATAACATCAGTGTAAATAGCAGCATTGCACCTATGAAATCCGAGTAAACTAATTCATAATGGGGAACAACTAATTCTCAGCATTCTAATATCTTTTTCAAGATCCCAGCATGAACAAATATGGGAATCTTAACATTCGCCCATCATTCCCGCGCACGAACGACCCTGGGCCTGGTCATGCACGGCATGCCAGGTATAACAAGAAGATGATGGATTCGCGCGGAAGTGCGGTAGCACCGTCTAATAAATTTGACTTTTGCACACTAGTAAATAAAGGACTCTGCCAGCATATAAACCTAAACAACACAAACCCCCTGAAGAAAAATGGTCAGCTAACTTACAACCTATTAAGAATCCTGCAACAGATTTTTCATGGAGGAAATCAGATCCCACTGCACATGCCTGAACCTATCCATGAGAATTCTTGCACAAAGTAAATCATCAAGTGAATAAAAATCAAGTCCAAAGTTCCCTAGTTCCATGGTAAACCAACCCAAGAAACATCTGAACCATTTTCCAAGGATCAAATTCCAATTCTGATGCTCCCCTGTACTACCACCGCCCCCCAATTCAAGAAATACCTAACAGCCTACCTATCGCCGTACATCAGCAGGGTGGCAAGCAAACGAAGCCAAAATCAGGGCCCGATTCCCTATCACCCAACGATATCCCTCCATTCCAAGCACCAGAGCCGCCCAATCGGGGCGACACCGGCGTCCGATCGCGGGTCCGCCCCCAAACCAAATCCGCACGCCCCCCATCAGCCGCGCGCACGCAAGCGCATCTAAATCGGAATCCCCCGGCCAAAGAACCGGCACGCCGGCGCAATCAGCCAGACGCATTGCGTCGGAGCCGCCGGCCCGCGCCCCCCGAAGCCCGCCGGGAAGGACCGGCGCGCCGTCGCGCCGATAATAAACCCCCATCAGCCCGAAAAAGCCCGGATTGGCCCCGTTCTTACCGCTGGTGGCGGCGGCCGCCGGGCGGGCCGCGGAGCCGGACGCGCGCGGCATTGGATTGGGCGAATCGGCGGCGAGATCGCAGGAAATCCGAGGAGAAAGCCCTAAATTCGCCTGCTNNNNNNNNNNNNNNNNNNNNNNNNNNNNNNNNNNNNNNNNNNNNNNNNNNNNNNNNNNNNNNNNNNNNNNNNNNNNNNNNNNNNNNNNNNNNNNNNNNNNNNNNNNNNNNNNNNNNNNNNNNNNNNNNNNNNNNNNNNNNNNNNNNNNNNNNNNNNNNNNNNNNNNNNNNNNNNNNNNNNNNNNNNNNNNNNNNNNNNNNNNNNNNNNNNNNNNNNNNNNNNNNNNNNNNNNNNNNNNNNNNNNNNNNNNNNNNNNNNNNNNNNNNNNNNNNNNNNNNNNNNNNNNNNNNNNNNNNNNNNNNNNNNNNNNNNNNNNNNNNNNNNNNNNNNNNNNNNNNNNNNNNNNNNNNNNNNNNNNNNNNNNNNNNNNNNNNNNNNNNNNNNNNNNNNNNNNNNNNNNNNNNNNNNNNNNNNNNNNNNNNNNNNNNNNNNNNNNNNNNNNNNNNNNNNNNNNNNNNNNNNNNNNNNNNNNNNNNNNNNNNNNNNNNGTATTTAACCTCGTTATGCAAATTTTGACAAATAATCGAAAATATCTTACATCGATAATGCATTTTATAATTGTGTTGTGCAAATGCAACCCACACGTGACACCGCACGCGCATAGGCATGCACTTTTGTCGCAAACCATAAATAGGACGGAGATCTACGACATGGTCTACCACGTGCGGCGGTTATTACTAAGGTGTTAGAGCCACGTGTGGCGGGGGTGCGCTATTACCGTCGAATGTGTGATCTTCTGGCACATTCCATATACATCTTAAATTCGACCCTACGGTAATTATTTGGCTTTACTCGTATCTTACAACACTCTCAATGGTAATGGTTCGTCTATAGTATCGCTTTCCAATTAATGAATGCTCATAGATACGGTGTTAGAATTAAATAAGAAAACATATGATGAGGATAATAAATCTTGTATAATAGAGAAACATAATTGTCCCTTTAAAAATACAATTATCGCCATAAGTGGGGTTTCGGTGTAGATGATATATGTGTTCTGGACAAACTTTGTTAATTGATGGCATAAAAGGTATGCTAGTACATAAggcggctaaatttcgtgttttgacccttttcaaaAAGTTTAACCGGATCTGACCCCGGTTCAATTTTTTTTACATTTGACCCTTTTCCTACCCCCAAGAACCTCGGCGGTAGAGTTGCGTGGCCTACCGCCAGAACCTTTGGCGGTAGAGTAACGGTAGCCGTCGTTTCCCCGACGCTGACCTGGCAGACAACCTACAGCCGGCGGCCTTGGCGGTGGGAGGTGCAACCCTACCGCCGAGATCCCTAACGGCGTGAGGCCACCTACTGCAGGACGAAACCCTACCAAAAAATTCCAACCACTTCTGGTTTCAGTACGAGTGGGGCCACCTACTGCAGGATGAAACCCAACGGTCAGGCCCTCTTGTAGAACGGTGTGTACCGGTCATCGTACTTCATCTTAACGGTCGTCTTGTGACCCCTCATCCGCAGTGGCGGGAGCATCTTTCAAAATGAAAAATCAAATAATTAGCAACTTGTTTTCATCAATTCAAAAGATTTGGTTCAAGAATGGTAATTACCACTTCATTCTCAATGAACGGGCACGATGACCCTTGTCGAACACAGGGTCAAGCATGGTATAGTTAGCGCCGATGTTGTCTGCAAGAGGTGGCCTCttaaataaaattgcataaacataAGCATAAGCATAATTAAAATAGCATAAGCATAATTCAACACACATTTGTAACAATCTGTATTCATTCATTTGTAAACATGATTCTCATAAGCATGATTCATTCATTCATTTTCCATAAGATTGTTTTAACATTATTCATTCATTTTGTACAATTTGTATGCATATGGTTGATCACAAAGGTTCGTCACATCATGTAGTTCATTACTTCAATATTATGTAGTTCATTCCTTCAATAAGCATATCAAGATTTTTTTTAACATgaacatgaactagggttcatcatgAACTAGGATACATATAGATGCATCACAAAGGTTCATATGGGTGAGATGCATCACAAAGGTTCATCACATCAAAAAAACCTATGAGTTCATTCCTTCAATGAGCACATCAATTTTTTTAAACATgaacatgaactagggttcatcataAACTAGGATACATATAGATGCATCACAAAGGTTCATATGGATGAGATGCATCACAAAGGTTCATCACATAAAAAGACCTATGAGTTCATTCCTTCAATAAGCATATCAAGATTTTTTTACAACTAGGGTTCATCATGAACTAGGATACATATAGATGCATCACAAAGGTTCATATGGGTGAGATGCATCACAAAGGTTCATCACATCAAAAAAAACCTATGAGTTCAATCCTTCAATAAGCATATGTAGATTTTTTAAACATgaacatgaactagggttcatgaTGTATTTCAAAAAAAAGTAAATACATATCAAGATTCATCACAAAGGTTCATATGGTTGATACATATCAATGTTCATCACATCAAAACAAACCTATGAGTTCATTCCTTCAATAAGCATCATATCATGATTTGTTTAACATGAACTAGGGTGGGCTTGAATCAAATAATGCATCGAATCAGAAGCTATTTGAGAAAAACTAATTGGATGGATCGAAGGAGCTTACTTTACTCGTTTCCAAGCCATCTCGATCCGCAAGAATGATGAAAAAACAAGAGAGATCCGAGGGGAAGAGTGGAGgtgacgagagagagagggagaacagagaGGGCGGCAAGTTAGGgagagatggggagggggagggcgaACCGGCGCCAGGTTATATGTGCCCCGACCCTACCGCTAGACAGTCCGGCGGTAGGGTCTCACATCTTACCACCGGACCCTCTGGCGGTAGGGTCGACCAGAGCTCACAGCGCCCGTCAGTTAGCCGCTGATGTGGATTAGTCAGCTACTGCCACGGATTCTGGCGGTAGGTTGTGCATACCTACCGCCAAGCTCTGTGGCGATAAGAAAAAGGTCAAATTTCAAAAAAGAAAAACGAACCAGAGTCAGATCCGGTTAAACTAAttgaaaagggtcaaaacatgaaatttGACCACATAAGGCCCAAAAGAGAAGAAAGGCAGCATGCTCCATATATGCATCTTTTACCTTTGCTTTTGTGAAAGCCACACCATTTTTTAGCACAGTACAAACGCAAAAAAGCCGCACCATTAAGGGGGGTGACAGTGATGAACTCGGGTGGTAACTTG from Triticum dicoccoides isolate Atlit2015 ecotype Zavitan chromosome 6A, WEW_v2.0, whole genome shotgun sequence encodes:
- the LOC119318287 gene encoding uncharacterized protein LOC119318287; the encoded protein is MPRASGSAARPAAAATSASSDAGHSEPSCSTPAYQKVFRPVTRSMTRIPPAVAATPDAKKRVDSTSSNRSTPDARFSIQLAAARPTATRARTPQEVTKSAWRPLTQPAVLSEDLKRASTPATNPTAKRSRVTNSQAAKDSASKVNQNVRSGKKNRNEECASQGDQSDGAVIPSPPKKLQSGKGSSNLVSKRKSTIRSKGAKLAAPLLMGNPGTELGKDPASVDSLPAQQLQLEIAKKSDAITEAIASGTSQVKQSVAAANTEAISSGTSQVNQLVAPAVTDAVVRGKRQADQLVTPVITDAVVRGKRQANQLVTPVITEAIGNRRTRQTSQLVAPVITEAIGNRATQVNQFVAPVVTLPRQQLQNNIQQKLSKITLPTSQASVPAGATGPMVVPKLEIRNANESSHAMSSAAYRRALLIKQQEQLLQQYKLVNSQAQLHIKGPALFEDDEAPETEPLGTRCALCKLDLAFEAHGGAAHDASAPPVIAVLRCHHTFHSSCIEDVYGLAEPAQCIACLDCETAH